In Saccharomyces cerevisiae S288C chromosome XV, complete sequence, the following proteins share a genomic window:
- a CDS encoding uncharacterized protein (hypothetical protein; transcription induced by the unfolded protein response; green fluorescent protein (GFP)-fusion protein localizes to both the cytoplasm and the nucleus), producing the protein MALRLFRKSSFFAKISMEGPKGSSPFAFYAFYQLYSHLNPGKSSSLSLEDIRRRLYPDFKIDYNEKTSLFITWKKKSNKHHTIDTNEENYILRGCIGTFAKMPIAHGIEKYSLIAALEDRRFSPIQKRELVDLKCSCNILGNFKTIFRGGGNPNGDIFDWELGKHGIELYFKHPKTGTTCSATFLPDVMPEQHWNKEDTFANLIEKAGYWGNISEVMDNFETYFIEVIRYEGKKSSITYEEFNKQLKDIEA; encoded by the coding sequence ATGGCTTTAAGGCTATTTCGAAAATCCAGTTTTTTTGCAAAGATATCAATGGAAGGCCCTAAAGGTTCATCGCCATTTGCGTTTTACGCATTTTATCAACTTTATTCGCACTTGAATCCGGGGAAATCGAGCAGCCTTTCTTTAGAAGATATTAGAAGAAGGCTATACCCCGACTTTAAAATAGATTACAATGAGAAAACTTCGTTGTTCATAacttggaagaaaaagtcCAATAAACATCACACAATAGACACTAACGAAGAGAATTATATACTTAGAGGATGTATCGGTACATTTGCTAAGATGCCGATTGCACATGGTATTGAGAAATATTCCTTGATTGCTGCTTTAGAGGATAGGAGATTTTCTCCGATCCAGAAAAGGGAATTGGTGGACCTGAAATGCAGTTGCAACATCTTAGGCAACTTCAAAACTATTTTTCGAGGTGGTGGTAATCCAAATGGGGACATTTTCGATTGGGAACTCGGAAAGCACGGTATTGAACTGTATTTTAAGCATCCCAAAACAGGCACCACATGTAGCGCAACCTTTTTACCTGATGTTATGCCTGAGCAACATTGGAATAAAGAAGATACCTTTGCCAATTTAATCGAGAAGGCGGGTTACTGGGGCAATATTAGTGAAGTAATggataattttgaaacttATTTCATTGAAGTAATAAGGTACGAGGGCAAAAAAAGTTCCATAACTTATGAGGAATTTAACAAACAGTTAAAAGATATAGAGGCTTAG
- the SNF2 gene encoding SWI/SNF catalytic subunit SNF2 (Catalytic subunit of the SWI/SNF chromatin remodeling complex; involved in transcriptional regulation; contains DNA-stimulated ATPase activity; functions interdependently in transcriptional activation with Snf5p and Snf6p), producing MNIPQRQFSNEEVNRCYLRWQHLRNEHGMNAPSVPEFIYLTKVLQFAAKQRQELQMQRQQQGISGSQQNIVPNSSDQAELPNNASSHISASASPHLAPNMQLNGNETFSTSAHQSPIMQTQMPLNSNGGNNMLPQRQSSVGSLNATNFSPTPANNGENAAEKPDNSNHNNLNLNNSELQPQNRSLQEHNIQDSNVMPGSQINSPMPQQAQMQQAQFQAQQAQQAQQAQQAQQAQARLQQGRRLPMTMFTAEQSELLKAQITSLKCLVNRKPIPFEFQAVIQKSINHPPDFKRMLLSLSEFARRRQPTDQNNQSNLNGGNNTQQPGTNSHYNNTNTDNVSGLTRNAPLDSKDENFASVSPAGPSSVHNAKNGTLDKNSQTVSGTPITQTESKKEENETISNVAKTAPNSNKTHTEQNNPPKPQKPVPLNVLQDQYKEGIKVVDIDDPDMMVDSFTMPNISHSNIDYQTLLANSDHAKFTIEPGVLPVGIDTHTATDIYQTLIALNLDTTVNDCLDKLLNDECTESTRENALYDYYALQLLPLQKAVRGHVLQFEWHQNSLLTNTHPNFLSKIRNINVQDALLTNQLYKNHELLKLERKKTEAVARLKSMNKSAINQYNRRQDKKNKRLKFGHRLIATHTNLERDEQKRAEKKAKERLQALKANDEEAYIKLLDQTKDTRITHLLRQTNAFLDSLTRAVKDQQKYTKEMIDSHIKEASEEVDDLSMVPKMKDEEYDDDDDNSNVDYYNVAHRIKEDIKKQPSILVGGTLKDYQIKGLQWMVSLFNNHLNGILADEMGLGKTIQTISLLTYLYEMKNIRGPYLVIVPLSTLSNWSSEFAKWAPTLRTISFKGSPNERKAKQAKIRAGEFDVVLTTFEYIIKERALLSKVKWVHMIIDEGHRMKNAQSKLSLTLNTHYHADYRLILTGTPLQNNLPELWALLNFVLPKIFNSVKSFDEWFNTPFANTGGQDKIELSEEETLLVIRRLHKVLRPFLLRRLKKDVEKELPDKVEKVVKCKMSALQQIMYQQMLKYRRLFIGDQNNKKMVGLRGFNNQIMQLKKICNHPFVFEEVEDQINPTRETNDDIWRVAGKFELLDRILPKLKATGHRVLIFFQMTQIMDIMEDFLRYINIKYLRLDGHTKSDERSELLRLFNAPDSEYLCFILSTRAGGLGLNLQTADTVIIFDTDWNPHQDLQAQDRAHRIGQKNEVRILRLITTNSVEEVILERAYKKLDIDGKVIQAGKFDNKSTSEEQEALLRSLLDAEEERRKKRESGVEEEEELKDSEINEILARNDEEMAVLTRMDEDRSKKEEELGVKSRLLEKSELPDIYSRDIGAELKREESESAAVYNGRGARERKTATYNDNMSEEQWLRQFEVSDDEKNDKQARKQRTKKEDKSEAIDGNGEIKGENIDADNDGPRINNISAEDRADTDLAMNDDDFLSKKRKAGRPRGRPKKVKLEGSENSEPPALESSPVTGDNSPSEDFMDIPKPRTAGKTSVKSARTSTRGRGRGRGRGRGRGRGRGRPPKARNGLDYVRTPAAATSPIDIREKVAKQALDLYHFALNYENEAGRKLSDIFLSKPSKALYPDYYMIIKYPVAFDNINTHIETLAYNSLKETLQDFHLIFSNARIYNTEGSVVYEDSLELEKVVTKKYCEIMGDNSQLDFTEFDEQYGTRPLVLPPVVTSSVAESFTDEADSSMTEASV from the coding sequence AATTGAATGGAAATGAGACCTTTAGCACTTCTGCTCATCAATCACCAATCATGCAAACACAGATGCCATTAAATAGCAATGGTGGTAATAACATGCTACCACAACGGCAATCTTCGGTTGGTTCATTAAATGCAActaatttttcaccaaCACCAGCAAACAATGGAGAAAATGCTGCGGAGAAACCAGATAACTCAAACCATAATAACTTAAACCTTAATAATTCCGAGCTTCAACCGCAAAATCGATCATTACAAGAACACAACATACAGGATTCAAATGTGATGCCAGGTTCGCAGATAAATTCTCCTATGCCCCAGCAGGCGCAGATGCAGCAGGCACAATTCCAAGCACAACAGGCGCAACAAGCGCAACAGGCACAACAGGCACAACAAGCACAAGCGAGACTGCAACAGGGGAGAAGATTACCCATGACAATGTTTACTGCCGAGCAATCCGAACTGTTAAAGGCCCAAATCACATCTCTAAAATGTCTAGTAAATAGAAAGCCTATTCCGTTTGAATTTCAGGCTGTTATCCAAAAATCTATTAACCATCCTCcagatttcaaaagaatgTTACTGTCTTTGAGTGAGTTTGCGAGAAGAAGACAACCCACAGATCAAAATAACCAATCAAATCTCAATGGCGGCAACAATACGCAGCAACCCGGCACCAATTCCCACTACAATAACACTAACACTGACAACGTTTCTGGGCTTACCAGAAATGCACCTTTAGATAGCAAAGACGAAAATTTTGCATCTGTTTCACCAGCTGGTCCATCTAGTGTACATAATGCGAAGAATGGCACCCTCGATAAAAATTCGCAAACTGTAAGTGGCACTCCAATCACGCAAACAGAATcgaaaaaagaggaaaacgAAACCATTTCAAACGTAGCTAAAACAGCTCCTAATAGTAATAAGACCCACACCGAGCAAAATAACCCGCCAAAACCGCAGAAACCCGTTCCTTTAAACGTCCTTCAAGATCAATATAAGGAAGGAATAAAAGTGGTAGATATAGATGATCCTGATATGATGGTTGATTCTTTTACGATGCCCAATATCTCACATAGTAATATCGATTATCAGACTTTATTGGCCAATTCGGATCATGCAAAGTTTACTATTGAACCTGGCGTTCTACCGGTTGGTATTGACACACATACCGCTACTGACATTTACCAAACTTTAATTGCATTGAACCTAGATACTACGGTAAATGACTGTTTGGATAAGCTACTAAATGACGAATGTACGGAATCAACCAGGGAAAATGCTCTTTACGATTACTACGCCTTACAATTATTACCGTTACAAAAAGCCGTAAGAGGTCATGTATTACAATTTGAATGGCATCAAAATTCTTTATTAACCAATACACatccaaattttctttcgaaAATAAGAAACATCAACGTTCAAGATGCATTGCTAACAAACCAACTTTATAAGAATCATGAATTACTTAAGTtagaaaggaagaagacTGAGGCAGTGGCCAGATTAAAGTCGATGAATAAATCCGCCATCAATCAATATAATAGAAGACaagataaaaagaataaaaggTTGAAGTTTGGCCATAGACTCATTGCTACGCATACTAATTTAGAAAGGGATGAGCAAAAGAgagctgaaaaaaaggcaaaagaACGTTTACAGGCTTTAAAGGCGAACGATGAGGAAGCCtatataaaattattaGACCAAACCAAAGATACAAGAATTACACATCTTCTAAGGCAAACAAACGCATTTTTAGATTCTTTAACAAGAGCCGTGAAAGATCAACAAAAGTACACTAAAGAAATGATTGATTCCCACATAAAGGAAGCATCGGAGGAAGTGGATGATTTGTCCATGGTCCCCAAGATGaaggatgaagaatatgatgacgacgacgacAATTCTAACGTCGATTATTACAATGTCGCACATAGAATTAAAGAAGATATCAAGAAGCAGCCTTCAATATTGGTTGGTGGTACCTTAAAGGACTATCAAATCAAGGGTTTACAGTGGATGGTTTCGCTTTTCAATAATCATTTAAATGGTATTTTAGCAGACGAAATGGGTCTTGGTAAGACTATCCAGACGATATCCTTACTTACATATTTATAtgaaatgaagaatattcGTGGGCCATATTTAGTCATTGTTCCTTTATCTACACTGTCAAATTGGAGCAGTGAATTCGCGAAATGGGCTCCTACCTTAAGAACTATATCATTTAAAGGTTCGCCAAATGAGAGGAAAGCCAAACAGGCTAAAATAAGGGCAGGTGAATTTGATGTAGTTCTGACTACCTTTGAGTATATTATTAAAGAAAGAGCACTTTTATCCAAGGTCAAGTGGGTCCATATGATTATTGATGAAGGCCATAGAATGAAAAATGCGCAATCCAAGCTTTCTTTAACCTTGAACACACATTACCATGCAGATTATAGATTAATTTTGACAGGTACACCACTTCAAAACAACTTGCCAGAATTATGGGCCTTATTGAATTTTGTGTTACCCAAGATTTTCAATTCCGTGAAATCTTTTGATGAATGGTTCAATACACCCTTTGCCAACACCGGTGGGCAAGATAAAATTGAGTTGAGTGAAGAAGAGACGCTTTTGGTTATCAGGAGATTGCATAAAGTCTTGAGACCCTTTTTATTGCGtcgtttgaaaaaggatgtagaaaaagaattacCGGATAAAGTTGAGAAGGTAGTGAAGTGCAAAATGAGCGCTTTACAACAAATTATGTACCAACAAATGTTGAAATATCGTCGTCTTTTTATCGGTGAtcaaaataataagaaaatggtAGGTTTAAGAGGTTTCAATAATCAAATCATGCaactaaagaaaatctGTAATCATCCTTTTgtatttgaagaagttgagGACCAAATCAATCCAACAAGAGAAACGAATGATGATATTTGGCGTGTTGCTGGTAAATTTGAACTATTAGATAGAATTTTGCCTAAGCTTAAGGCAACTGGGCATAGAgtattaattttttttcaaatgacCCAAATTATGGATATTATGGAAGATTTTTTAAGGTACATTAATATCAAGTACCTGAGGTTAGATGGTCATACAAAATCTGATGAACGTAGTGAGTTGTTACGTCTATTTAACGCCCCTGATTCTGAATACTTGTGCTTTATCTTATCAACTAGAGCGGGTGGTTTGGGTTTAAATTTACAAACTGCAGACACTGTCATTATTTTTGATACTGACTGGAATCCTCATCAAGATTTGCAAGCTCAGGATAGAGCGCATAGAATAGGTCAGAAGAATGAAGTTAGAATTCTAAGATTGATTACTACGAATTCAGTTGAAGAAGTTATCCTAGAGAGAGCCTACAAGAAGCTAGATATCGATGGTAAAGTCATTCAAGCAGGTAAATTCGATAACAAATCTACATCGGAGGAACAAGAAGCGTTGCTTAGATCTTTGCTGGATGCAGAAGAGGAAcgtagaaagaaaagagagtctggtgttgaagaagaagaggagtTAAAAGACTCAGAAATCAACGAAATTCTTGCTCGAAATGACGAAGAAATGGCTGTTCTTACAAGGATGGATGAAGATAGATCAAAGAAGGAGGAAGAATTGGGAGTAAAGAGCCGTCTCTTAGAAAAGAGTGAATTACCTGATATTTACAGTAGAGATATTGGTGCCGAGCTCAAACGTGAAGAATCAGAATCTGCTGCTGTTTACAATGGAAGGGGTGCAAGAGAACGTAAGACGGCAACTTACAACGATAATATGTCTGAAGAACAGTGGTTAAGACAATTTGAAGTTAgcgatgatgaaaaaaatgacaagCAGGCAAGAAAACAACGAACAAAGAAGGAAGATAAGAGCGAGGCGATTGATGGGAATGGAGAAATTAAAGGCGAAAACATTGACGCTGATAATGACGGTCCTAGaattaataatatatcGGCCGAAGATCGGGCAGATACGGATTTGGCAATGAATGACGATGATTTCTTGTctaaaaagagaaaggcAGGAAGGCCCCGTGGAAGACCTAAGAAAGTGAAACTTGAAGGATCTGAAAATTCTGAACCACCAGCGCTTGAATCAAGTCCAGTTACTGGCGATAACTCTCCCAGTGAGGATTTTATGGACATTCCAAAACCACGTACAGCGGGAAAAACATCTGTTAAATCAGCAAGAACTTCAACAAGGGGCCGTGGTCGCGGTCGTGGTCGTGGTCGAGGGCGAGGACGTGGACGAGGAAGGCCGCCAAAAGCAAGAAATGGGCTTGATTATGTCCGCACGCCCGCTGCGGCAACGAGTCCTATTGATATTAGAGAGAAAGTTGCTAAACAAGCTCTAGACTTATACCACTTTGCTCTCAATTATGAAAATGAAGCTGGAAGGAAACTTTCTGACATTTTCCTCTCCAAACCTTCCAAAGCACTATATCCCGACTACTATATGATTATTAAGTACCCTGTCGCCTTTGATAATATTAACACGCATATTGAAACGCTAGCTTACAACTCCCTTAAAGAGACCCTTCAAGACTTTCATCTGATATTTTCCAATGCTAGGATATACAATACTGAGGGTTCAGTAGTATACGAAGACTCTTTAGAACTGGAAAAAGTGGTTACGAAGAAATACTGTGAGATAATGGGCGATAACTCACAACTCGACTTTACTGAATTTGATGAACAGTATGGCACCAGACCCCTCGTCTTGCCTCCTGTTGTTACTTCAAGCGTGGCTGAATCTTTCACAGATGAAGCGGACTCGAGCATGACAGAAGCGAGTGTATAG
- the RRP36 gene encoding rRNA-processing protein RRP36 (Component of 90S preribosomes; involved in early cleavages of the 35S pre-rRNA and in production of the 40S ribosomal subunit) codes for MSYYFKNLKPDLNSDVEEDDGNLLESIMANKSKREIDEQESSDDELKTLSFGSLKKAETVIDEEDFKDTKPVHKKPITTTYREESFDEDEDSEDQSDEDAGFFEEDSEDETHHGQKVPKKKSKHAPVEQSSKKRVPRVRNIPGLEIPRNKRSNLYQDIRFDKSTGKALDSSIIRKRYQFLDEYREKEIDELQKLLQERKFLSKIDQGEREEMEQRLKSMKSRLQSMKNKDLEREILKEYENDMNKNNNTRYHLKKSEKRKVVQKWKFDHMKAKQREKVMERKRKKRLGKEFKQFEFHNRR; via the coding sequence ATGTCGTATTACTTTAAAAATCTGAAGCCAGACTTGAACTCCGAcgtagaagaagatgacggAAACTTATTGGAGAGCATAATGGCGAACAAAAGTAAGCGAGAAATTGACGAACAAGAATCAAGTGACGATGAGTTGAAAACCTTGTCTTTTGgttctttgaagaaggcTGAAACGGtaatagatgaagaagatttcaaaGATACGAAACCCGTTCACAAAAAACCGATCACAACTACATACAGAGAAGAAAgttttgatgaagatgaggacAGTGAGGACCAATCAGACGAGGATGCTGgattctttgaagaagatagTGAGGATGAAACTCATCATGGTCAGAAAGTaccaaaaaagaagagcaaACACGCTCCAGTAGAACAATCATCCAAGAAAAGGGTACCACGAGTCCGAAATATCCCTGGGCTGGAAATACCGAGGAATAAAAGGTCTAACCTCTATCAGGACATCAGATTTGATAAGTCCACCGGTAAAGCCCTTGATAGTTCTATCATAAGAAAACGTTACCAGTTCTTGGACGAATatagagaaaaagaaattgatgaaCTGCAGAAGCTGTtacaagaaagaaaatttctaTCAAAAATAGACCAGGGAGAACGTGAAGAAATGGAACAAAGACTGAAAAGTATGAAATCGAGATTGCAATCaatgaaaaacaaagatCTCGAGCGTGAAATTCTCAAGGAATACGAAAATGATATgaataaaaacaataatacgAGATaccatttgaaaaagtcTGAGAAACGTAAAGTGGTGCAAAAGTGGAAATTTGATCACATGAAGGCCAAGCAACGTGAAAAGGTCAtggaaaggaaaaggaagaagagatTGGGTAAAGAGTTTAAAcaatttgaatttcataATCGTAGGTAG
- the RDL1 gene encoding thiosulfate sulfurtransferase RDL1 (Thiosulfate sulfurtransferase; contains a rhodanese-like domain; localized to the mitochondrial outer membrane; protein abundance increases in response to DNA replication stress; similar to the human TSTD gene), with protein sequence MWKAVMNAWNGTESQSKNVSNIQSYSFEDMKRIVGKHDPNVVLVDVREPSEYSIVHIPASINVPYRSHPDAFALDPLEFEKQIGIPKPDSAKELIFYCASGKRGGEAQKVASSHGYSNTSLYPGSMNDWVSHGGDKLDL encoded by the coding sequence ATGTGGAAGGCCGTGATGAATGCTTGGAATGGAACCGAGAGTCAAAGTAAGAATgtttcaaatattcaatCTTACAGTTTTGAAGACATGAAAAGAATCGTTGGAAAGCATGATCCTAATGTGGTTTTGGTAGATGTTAGAGAACCATCTGAGTACTCGATTGTTCATATTCCTGCTTCCATCAATGTGCCATATAGATCGCACCCTGACGCATTTGCCTTAGATCCTTTAGAATTTGAGAAACAGATTGGCATCCCAAAACCTGACAGTGCCAAGGAGctaatattttattgtgCTTCTGGCAAACGCGGGGGAGAAGCTCAAAAAGTCGCCTCCTCACATGGATATTCAAACACCTCACTATATCCTGGCTCTATGAATGATTGGGTTTCTCATGGGGGTGATAAACTTGACTTATAG
- the MPD1 gene encoding protein disulfide isomerase MPD1 (Member of the protein disulfide isomerase (PDI) family; interacts with and inhibits the chaperone activity of Cne1p; MPD1 overexpression in a pdi1 null mutant suppresses defects in Pdi1p functions such as carboxypeptidase Y maturation) has translation MLFLNIIKLLLGLFIMNEVKAQNFYDSDPHISELTPKSFDKAIHNTNYTSLVEFYAPWCGHCKKLSSTFRKAAKRLDGVVQVAAVNCDLNKNKALCAKYDVNGFPTLMVFRPPKIDLSKPIDNAKKSFSAHANEVYSGARTLAPIVDFSLSRIRSYVKKFVRIDTLGSLLRKSPKLSVVLFSKQDKISPVYKSIALDWLGKFDFYSISNKKLKQLTDMNPTYEKTPEIFKYLQKVIPEQRQSDKSKLVVFDADKDKFWEYEGNSINKNDISKFLRDTFSITPNEGPFSRRSEYIAYLKTGKKPIKKNHSSSGNKHDEL, from the coding sequence ATGTTATTtcttaatattattaagcTCCTTTTGGGACTTTTTATTATGAATGAAGTAAAGGCGCAAAACTTTTACGATTCCGATCCTCATATATCAGAGTTAACGCCAAAAAGCTTCGATAAAGCGATCCATAACACAAATTACACATCATTAGTGGAATTTTATGCTCCGTGGTGCGGCCATTGTAAGAAGCTCTCTAGTACGTTCCGCAAGGCAGCAAAAAGATTGGATGGTGTAGTCCAAGTTGCTGCTGTAAACTGTGACCTTAACAAGAATAAGGCTTTGTGTGCTAAATACGACGTAAACGGATTTCCCACGTTAATGGTATTTAGGCCCCCAAAAATTGACCTATCTAAGCCAATAGATAACgccaaaaaaagtttcagCGCTCATGCCAATGAAGTGTACTCAGGTGCAAGAACTCTCGCGCCTATTGTTgatttttctctttcaagAATAAGGTCATATGTCAAAAAGTTTGTCCGTATAGATACACTTGGCTCTTTACTTAGAAAGTCACCCAAACTTTCCGTGGTGTTGTTTTCCAAACAAGACAAAATTTCACCGGTTTATAAAAGCATTGCCCTTGATTGGTTAGGAAAGTTcgatttttattcaatttcaaacaaaaaactcAAGCAACTAACCGATATGAACCCAACATATGAAAAAACTCCTGagattttcaaatatttgcagAAGGTCATTCCTGAACAGCGACAGAGCGATAAAAGTAAGCTTGTCGTTTTTGATGCAGACAAAGATAAATTTTGGGAGTATGAAGGGAACTCaatcaacaaaaatgaCATTTCCAAATTTCTGCGGGACACTTTTAGTATTACCCCCAATGAGGGTCCTTTTAGTAGACGTTCTGAATATATTGCTTACTTAAAAACTGGCAAGAAGCCAATTAAAAAGAACCATTCCTCCTCAGGAAACAAGCACGACGAATTGTAG
- the RDL2 gene encoding thiosulfate sulfurtransferase RDL2 (Protein with rhodanese activity; contains a rhodanese-like domain similar to Rdl1p, Uba4p, Tum1p, and Ych1p; overexpression causes a cell cycle delay; null mutant displays elevated frequency of mitochondrial genome loss), with translation MFKHSTGILSRTVSARSPTLVLRTFTTKAPKIYTFDQVRNLVEHPNDKKLLVDVREPKEVKDYKMPTTINIPVNSAPGALGLPEKEFHKVFQFAKPPHDKELIFLCAKGVRAKTAEELARSYGYENTGIYPGSITEWLAKGGADVKPKK, from the coding sequence ATGTTCAAGCATAGTACAGGTATTCTCTCGAGGACAGTTTCTGCAAGATCGCCTACATTGGTCCTGAGAACATTTACAACGAAGGCTCCAAAGATCTATACTTTTGACCAGGTCAGGAACCTAGTCGAACACCCCAATGATAAAAAACTATTGGTAGATGTAAGGGAACCCAAGGAAGTAAAGGATTACAAGATGCCAACTACAATAAATATTCCGGTGAATAGTGCCCCTGGCGCTCTTGGATTGCCCGAAAAGGAGTTTCACaaagttttccaatttGCTAAACCACCTCACGATAAAGaattgatttttctttgtgCGAAAGGAGTAAGAGCCAAAACTGCCGAAGAGTTGGCTCGATCTTATGGGTACGAAAACACTGGTATCTATCCTGGTTCTATTACTGAGTGGTTAGCTAAAGGTGGTGCTGACGTTAAGCCCAAAAAATAa
- the HUA2 gene encoding Hua2p (Cytoplasmic hypothetical protein; computational analysis of large-scale protein-protein interaction data suggests a possible role in actin patch assembly): protein MQQTKFGKMYLDHDSVVEYSEDEIVEADRITLGYKKRLSMIENQMRHLLEDFSLDVQQIEPILADLQKYYDAFLQLLQKRNKSLQCKRSTHQPVPSPMNSQTSTNAKVNLSGKLMKFQLNSVQKFDEENILRILQNKIEFEHYFQIDKGKKQKVLLLAVYQCLNGPTRLHKVLNIEGIIHNNSIRTILGKQVSSSKWTVFLYDVKLVLLAHRQDVPNLETSKMIVRYGDLFPCALYFKDHTAY from the coding sequence ATGCAACAAACAAAATTTGGCAAGATGTATTTGGACCACGATTCGGTAGTTGAGTACtcagaagatgaaattgtCGAAGCCGATCGTATTACATTGGGCTATAAAAAGAGATTGTCAATGATTGAAAATCAAATGCGACATCTTTTGGAGGATTTTAGTTTGGACGTTCAGCAGATTGAACCCATTCTTGCCGACTTGCAGAAGTACTACGACGCGTTTCTACAACTTTTAcagaaaaggaacaaaTCATTACAATGTAAGAGGTCCACTCACCAGCCGGTCCCATCCCCAATGAATAGCCAGACATCAACAAATGCAAAGGTTAATTTGAGCGGAAAGCTTATGAAGTTTCAGCTAAATAGTGTACAAAAGTTCgacgaagaaaatatactaAGGATTCtgcaaaataaaatagaaTTCGAACATTATTTCCAAATTGATAAAGGTAAGAAGCAAAAGGTGCTATTACTTGCCGTATATCAATGCCTCAATGGGCCAACACGTTTGCATAAAGTGCTTAATATTGAGGgaattatacataataatagtatCAGAACTATACTGGGCAAACAAGTGTCCAGTTCTAAGTGGACAGTGTTTCTGTACGATGTAAAACTAGTTTTATTGGCGCATAGACAAGATGTTCCGAACTTAGAAACTAGCAAGATGATCGTCAGATATGGTGATTTATTTCCCTGTGCATTGTACTTCAAAGATCATACAGCATACTAA